CTGCTGGTGTCGGAGGTCGCCATACGCGCCGCGCGGCTCGCCTACGAGCGCCAGCCGGTGCTGGTCACGCCCTGCGTGTGGACCGGCCTCTCGGAGCATCACATGATCTTCGGCGGGACCGTGACGCTCGATTACGCGACCTTCGCGGCCCTGCTGCGCGGCATCGTCGGCTCGCTGGTCCAGCACGGCTTCGAGCGGATCTGCCTCCTGAACGGTCACGGCGGCAACGTGGCCGCCCTGCGCACGATCACCGAGGAGCTCACGCTCGAGTTCGACGTGCCGATCGTGTCCGGAACCTACTGGCACATCGCGGGCGAGCGCGTGAACGCCCTTCTCGAAACGCAGGACACGATCCGTCACGCCTGCGAGGCCGAGACCTCGATGGTCATGGCGCTGGCGCCGGAACGGGTCGATCGCGACAAGCTCGCCGATGCCGATCAC
Above is a genomic segment from Geminicoccaceae bacterium SCSIO 64248 containing:
- a CDS encoding creatininase family protein, which codes for MVEVEWGRLRAHELRALAEREAVVIVPVGSLEQHGPHLPTFTDTLLVSEVAIRAARLAYERQPVLVTPCVWTGLSEHHMIFGGTVTLDYATFAALLRGIVGSLVQHGFERICLLNGHGGNVAALRTITEELTLEFDVPIVSGTYWHIAGERVNALLETQDTIRHACEAETSMVMALAPERVDRDKLADADHDDDNARSPSDPLYRWSDFAERTPTGALGTPSAATPEKGERLLAEAAAVLADRLADAGLWTTD